The Methanosarcina acetivorans C2A genome includes the window TATTACAAACGCTTATTTTGGTCTTAACTATCATACTTTAATGTCTGCTGGGAAATCTTATTTCCTTATGAATTGCTCTTTAATCAGCTCCGTTTTAAACATAATATTAAATCTGATTTTGATTCCTCCATTTGGGATGGTTGGAGCAGCTATTGCATCAGCTTTATCTTTTGCCTCTATAGAAGTATACATGACTGTAAAATTGTATAAATTTTTGAAAATCCATCCCTTTACAAATGTCTATTTAAGGTTTACATTTGTGGCTATCTCAATTGTGTGTTTTTTTTATTTTGTTACGCACTTAATTCTCACAACATTTTGGACTTTGGTAATTTTGTATTCCTTGTTTTTGCTAATCTATGCTATTTCTGTGCTATATACAAAATCACTGGATAAAGATGATCTAAAACTAATGGCTGAAATTTGGGAAACCAGTGGGATCAGGTTTTCATTCCACAAATTTTTAAAACTATGGGGTGATAAAGGAGTTAACTAAATTCGCAGATTTTTTTTAAAACATTCCAAGAATTTGAATTTACTGTATTATCTATGACTTTCTCGATATTTTATATCTTCAACCAAATCCTCAATATTTTAAATTATTTATAACTTTATTGTTTACTAGGTGGGTATATGAGTTTCATCGAAAAAATAATCAATAGCGATGTTAAAAAATTTATAATTATTGTATTTTCTATACAATTTGCACTTGTAGGTTCAATTATATTGGACTTTCTGAACTTTCCGATTCCAATCTTAAGGCAAGTAATGGGTTTCATTTTTCTTACTTTTGTACCTGGGCTTATTATTTATAGAATCTTCAAGCTGCAAAAACTAAGTTTTTTTGAATCAGTTGCATGTATTATTGGTCTGAGTCTATTATTCGTAATGTTCTCAGGATTTTTTATAAACGAGTTTCACTCTTCTATTCTACCAAATCCAATTTCATCTATTTCTCTAACTTTAATTTTATGTGCTATAGTATCTATTTTATCTCTTCTATACTATATGAGTGATAAGGATAAAAATACGTCTGATGTGTTGCATTTAGGTAATACAGAAGATTCATTATCTTTATCTCTATTATTTTTATGTACGATTCCATTTTTCAGTATCTTTGGAAGTTATCTCATTAACTTTTTTCATACTAACGTCCTTATGATTTTATTTGTTATCTTGATTTGTGGGGTACCAATTCTAATCACATTTACAGATTTATTGCCAAAGCGTCTATATCCTTTTGCAATATTCATAATTTCAATTTCAATTTTATACCATAATTCATTGTCATCCACTTTTTTAGATGGATGGGATATTCACGATGAATATTATTTTTCGAACCTTGTTATGATGCACTCTTTATGGGACTTTACAATACCCTCAAACATTAACGCAATGTTAAGTATTGTAATGCTTGCCCCCATATATTCAGAGATATGCAATTTAGAGCTGACATACGTATTTAAAATAATATATCCCTTCCTCTTCTCGATAGTACCTGTTGGAATTTACCACATATCTCAAAAACAGGGAATTAATGACAAAATTTCTTTCCTGTCAGTATTTTATTTCATATCTATATACACATTTTATACAGAGATGCTGGCATTAGCAAGACAACAAATTGCAGAATTGTTTTTAGTTTTAATCTTCATAATTATGTTAAGTAATTTAGATCTGTTTAAAAAACGGGTTTTGCTAGTTTTATTTACATTCGGTTTAATCACGTCTCACTATGGTTTGTCTTATTTGACTATTTTATTCATGCCAGTAGGATATCTATTCATGATTTATGTTTTAAAAGCTAAGAGTGATACCTATACGATTAATTTTATGCTTATATTCTTTGTTTCTGCATCTATCTGGTATCTTTATCTATCTGGCGGATCCCTATTCGAAACAATAGTTAATATATTTAGTCACATTTACGCAACTATAATGATGGAATTTTTTGCAACAAAATCAGTTGAACTGGCTACCAGTAATTCTCCTTTTTTGAGTGGGCAAATTTTAAAGATACTATATCTGCTGTCTCAATTCTTTGTAATTATTGGATTCGTGCGAGTATTTGTTAAATCAAAATATTTTAGAATTTCCAGTGAATATTTTAGTTTCTCGTTCATTCTTCTACTTGTACTAATCACTTCATTTTTCACTTCTTTTACAGGTATGAATATCCACAGGTTGTATCATATTACATCAATTTTTTTAGCAGTTTTTTGCGTGATTGGTGGGATTACTTTTATTCATTTAATTTATAATGCTCTCAATAAAAAATGGTCTGAGGAATCTTTTAAGCACTCATTAAGAATCTTGTCTGTTTTTTTTGCAATGTTTATGATTTTTAATATCGGACTTGGTCAGGAAATAATACATGATAACCCTACTTCGGTTTCTATTAATCGAGAATGGATACAAAATTCAGATAATCTCGAATATCAGTACTTCCTCTACAAAATGCATTTTCCCATTCAAGATGTTTTCAGTATTAAATGGTTATCAAAAAATAGAAACTTACAGACAAAGATATACGCTGATTTGTCATCGACAGACCTATTATTTTCCAGTTATGGTATGATTCCTAACGAGACCAGATTATCCAATAACACGAAGGTAGAACAAGGTTCCTATATTTATTTAAGGTATCCTAACGTCCATTATGGTCTCATGTTTGGGCCAAAACAGGGGATGAAGTGGAACATTGTTGATAACCCCATACTACTTGATCAAAAAAATCTTATTTATTCAAACCAGGATAATTTTATATATAAATATTAAGGGCACAGGACTCAGTCCCAAAATCTAGTGATAAAAGTAAGTGTAACATCACTACACAAAATTATAATCCTATAATTATGTAATGATGTTACGGCAGAAGCAATGGTGACTATAAATCTTACACTTAATAACTTTTCTGAGCTCCATGCTCTCTTAGACGTTTTTGGTTGTTTTGGAAACGATTATGAATATACTACACGAGGAATTTTTCGTAGAAAAATTCCTCCCGTCTGTTCAATTTGTAATACTCCAATGGTTCATAATGGCTATAATCCCCATACCAAAGACGGTCTTGGGGAAATCAACATTGGTCGGTATAAATCCTAGATTCGGCAGGTTAACGTAATTAGAGATAGATATTTTCATATTTCTCTCCCATTAGACCCAGTATCTTCCAGTGAATCTCCTCCATATTCAATATTTCTGACTTCATTTGTCCTTTGTTCTGAGAAATAAGTTCTGTAATTCCCTGAAAATTGAAAAATATCCATCTCATTGTAGGTCTTTTTGTTGGTTTCCCTTTTTGATCTGGAATCGTTTCATTTTCTTCTTCTAATTTTGTCCTTAATTTCCATTCTGCAATTGAATAAATCATTAAGCAGAGAACCATTATCATAGTCATCGCTTCAATTCTCTTTTTGTTCTTGAGGTAAACTTTCGATATGCTAAAGGTGTTACTTTTCAAGAATCTGAATCCTTTTTCCACGTTATCCTGCCCTTTGTAATACTTCAGCATATCCTCAGGAGAAAGATTGATATCATTACTTGCAAGAATAAAAAGTCCCATTTTATCCATTTCATTTAAAACAAAAGCATCATTAACCTTTATGATTCCATTAATCCTGCAATAAGTCTTTAATTGCTCATCTTTTGAAGGTC containing:
- a CDS encoding DUF2206 domain-containing protein, whose product is MSFIEKIINSDVKKFIIIVFSIQFALVGSIILDFLNFPIPILRQVMGFIFLTFVPGLIIYRIFKLQKLSFFESVACIIGLSLLFVMFSGFFINEFHSSILPNPISSISLTLILCAIVSILSLLYYMSDKDKNTSDVLHLGNTEDSLSLSLLFLCTIPFFSIFGSYLINFFHTNVLMILFVILICGVPILITFTDLLPKRLYPFAIFIISISILYHNSLSSTFLDGWDIHDEYYFSNLVMMHSLWDFTIPSNINAMLSIVMLAPIYSEICNLELTYVFKIIYPFLFSIVPVGIYHISQKQGINDKISFLSVFYFISIYTFYTEMLALARQQIAELFLVLIFIIMLSNLDLFKKRVLLVLFTFGLITSHYGLSYLTILFMPVGYLFMIYVLKAKSDTYTINFMLIFFVSASIWYLYLSGGSLFETIVNIFSHIYATIMMEFFATKSVELATSNSPFLSGQILKILYLLSQFFVIIGFVRVFVKSKYFRISSEYFSFSFILLLVLITSFFTSFTGMNIHRLYHITSIFLAVFCVIGGITFIHLIYNALNKKWSEESFKHSLRILSVFFAMFMIFNIGLGQEIIHDNPTSVSINREWIQNSDNLEYQYFLYKMHFPIQDVFSIKWLSKNRNLQTKIYADLSSTDLLFSSYGMIPNETRLSNNTKVEQGSYIYLRYPNVHYGLMFGPKQGMKWNIVDNPILLDQKNLIYSNQDNFIYKY